One genomic region from Skermania piniformis encodes:
- a CDS encoding class I SAM-dependent methyltransferase: MTNARSRAAAPATLPLTGERTVPGIAAENYWFRRHEVVYRALLSRCADRVVLEAGPGEGYGADLIADLAARVLGIDYDVQAVTHVDARYPRVAMIRANLVELPIADSSVDTVVNYQVIEHLWDQPQFLRECHRVLRPGGELLVSTPNRITFSPGRDTPLNPFHTRELNATELTELLTDAEFVVDTMTGVHHGPTLRALDTKHGGSFIAAQIDRALAGDPWPADLIDDVARIGIDDFELSLTDIDASLDLVAIAVKNP; the protein is encoded by the coding sequence GTGACCAACGCTCGATCCCGCGCCGCCGCGCCGGCGACGCTGCCGCTGACCGGCGAGCGGACAGTGCCCGGAATCGCCGCCGAGAACTACTGGTTCCGCCGGCACGAGGTGGTCTATCGAGCCCTGCTCTCCCGGTGCGCCGACCGGGTCGTCCTCGAGGCCGGGCCGGGCGAAGGCTACGGGGCCGACCTGATCGCCGATCTGGCCGCCCGCGTGCTGGGGATCGACTACGACGTCCAGGCGGTAACCCACGTCGATGCCCGTTATCCCCGGGTCGCGATGATCCGGGCCAACCTGGTCGAGCTGCCGATCGCGGACAGCTCGGTCGACACGGTGGTGAACTACCAGGTGATCGAACACCTGTGGGATCAACCGCAATTTCTCCGCGAATGCCACCGGGTGCTCCGGCCCGGGGGCGAGTTGCTGGTCAGCACGCCGAACCGGATCACCTTCTCCCCCGGCCGGGATACCCCGCTCAACCCGTTCCATACCCGCGAGCTGAACGCCACCGAGCTGACCGAGCTGCTCACCGATGCCGAGTTCGTGGTGGACACGATGACCGGAGTGCACCACGGCCCGACGCTGCGTGCGCTGGACACCAAACACGGTGGCTCGTTCATCGCCGCACAGATCGACCGGGCACTGGCCGGCGATCCGTGGCCGGCCGATCTGATCGACGACGTCGCCAGGATCGGCATCGACGACTTCGAGCTGTCCCTGACCGACATCGACGCCAGCCTCGACCTCGTCGCGATCGCCGTGAAAAACCCATGA
- a CDS encoding electron transfer flavoprotein subunit alpha/FixB family protein has product MTEVLVLVEHADGAVKKVTTELLAAATALGEPSAVVVGPAGLTDKLADALAAAGAAKIYAAEGDAAEGFLVTPKVDVLAGLVESVSPAAVLVAAGAEGKEVAGRLAARIGSGLLSDVVAVNSDGSAVHSIFGGAFTVDATTTGEVPVISVRPGAIEANAAAGAGARESVEIPAQEEGVVKVTSREPVVGGDRPELTEATVVVAGGRGVGSAEKFGVVEELADALGAAVGASRAAVDSGYYPGQFQIGQTGKTVSPQLYIALGISGAIQHRAGMQTSKTIVAVNKDEEAPIFEIADYGIVGDLFSVAPQLTDEVKKHKG; this is encoded by the coding sequence ATGACAGAAGTACTCGTGCTCGTCGAGCACGCAGATGGTGCAGTAAAGAAGGTCACTACCGAATTACTAGCTGCGGCAACGGCTCTGGGTGAGCCGTCGGCCGTCGTGGTAGGTCCGGCCGGCCTCACCGACAAGCTCGCCGATGCGCTGGCCGCGGCCGGTGCGGCCAAGATCTACGCCGCCGAAGGCGATGCGGCCGAAGGCTTCCTGGTGACGCCGAAGGTCGACGTGTTGGCCGGCCTGGTCGAGTCGGTCAGCCCGGCCGCGGTGCTGGTTGCCGCCGGTGCCGAAGGTAAAGAGGTCGCCGGGCGGCTCGCTGCGCGGATCGGCTCCGGTTTGCTCAGTGACGTTGTCGCGGTGAATTCCGACGGCAGCGCGGTGCACTCCATCTTCGGTGGCGCGTTCACCGTCGATGCCACGACCACCGGTGAGGTGCCGGTGATCAGCGTCCGGCCGGGCGCGATCGAAGCGAACGCGGCGGCGGGTGCCGGCGCGCGCGAGTCGGTCGAGATCCCCGCTCAGGAGGAGGGCGTCGTCAAGGTCACTTCTCGCGAGCCGGTGGTCGGCGGCGATCGTCCGGAGCTCACCGAGGCGACCGTGGTCGTCGCAGGTGGTCGCGGTGTCGGCAGCGCGGAGAAGTTCGGCGTCGTCGAGGAGCTCGCGGACGCGCTCGGTGCCGCCGTCGGCGCCTCCCGGGCCGCGGTCGACTCCGGCTACTATCCGGGCCAGTTCCAGATCGGGCAGACCGGTAAGACGGTGTCGCCGCAGCTCTACATCGCGCTGGGGATCTCCGGGGCGATCCAGCACCGGGCCGGCATGCAGACCTCGAAGACGATCGTCGCGGTGAACAAGGACGAAGAGGCGCCGATCTTCGAGATCGCCGACTACGGCATCGTCGGCGACCTGTTCAGTGTCGCTCCGCAACTCACCGACGAGGTGAAGAAGCACAAGGGCTGA
- a CDS encoding lysophospholipid acyltransferase family protein produces MTTAHAWLPTSPCATSCVDDGPSRVGVVRTGVRLVGLAALVTAFPALQLIPGRGRRVGAQRRLARAGLRRCGIELRLIDARDASSPGPVFAAPDTGVLVIAAHVGWTDVLVLAAVQPIGFVARADLVDWPVLGRLARAARVVPVDRSDLRRLPTAVAQVTDLLRRGEPMAVFPEGTTWCGRASGRLRPAFFQAAVDAAVPVQPIRLRYLDPAGAVATTAGFVGTESFAGSLLRLARSSGLTAEVVLLPTLTPDRHRRELARAGQRAVHGTMASSAKRRLVPA; encoded by the coding sequence ATGACCACCGCGCACGCCTGGCTGCCGACCAGTCCCTGCGCCACGAGCTGCGTCGACGACGGGCCGTCCCGGGTCGGCGTCGTCCGCACCGGGGTTCGGTTGGTCGGGCTCGCCGCATTGGTCACCGCCTTCCCGGCCCTTCAGCTGATCCCCGGTCGCGGTCGGCGGGTCGGGGCGCAGCGTCGTCTGGCCCGCGCCGGGTTGCGTCGCTGCGGCATCGAGCTGCGGCTGATCGACGCGCGGGACGCGTCGTCCCCGGGGCCGGTGTTCGCGGCACCGGACACCGGGGTGTTGGTGATCGCGGCACACGTCGGCTGGACCGACGTGCTGGTGCTGGCCGCCGTGCAGCCGATCGGATTCGTCGCCCGGGCCGATCTCGTCGACTGGCCGGTACTCGGCCGGCTCGCGCGTGCCGCTCGGGTCGTGCCGGTCGATCGATCCGACCTGCGGCGGCTGCCGACAGCGGTCGCCCAGGTCACCGACCTGCTCCGGCGGGGCGAACCGATGGCGGTGTTCCCGGAGGGCACCACCTGGTGCGGTCGAGCATCGGGTCGGTTGCGTCCGGCGTTCTTCCAGGCGGCCGTCGACGCCGCGGTCCCGGTGCAGCCGATCCGGCTGCGGTACCTCGATCCGGCCGGCGCGGTCGCCACCACCGCCGGCTTCGTCGGCACCGAGAGCTTCGCGGGTTCGTTGCTCCGGCTCGCGCGCAGCAGTGGCCTGACTGCCGAGGTGGTTCTGCTGCCGACCCTGACCCCGGATCGGCACCGCCGCGAACTGGCCCGAGCCGGTCAGCGCGCGGTGCACGGCACGATGGCGTCGTCGGCGAAACGGCGTCTCGTCCCGGCCTAG
- a CDS encoding electron transfer flavoprotein subunit beta/FixA family protein, with protein MPNIVVLIKQVPDTWSERKLSDGDYTLDREAADAVLDEINERAVEEALQIKEAQGGEVTVLSAGPDRAAEAIRKALSMGADKAVHVNDPAIHGSDAIQTGWVLAGALGQIEGVELIIAGNEATDGSIGAVPAIIAEYLGIPQLTHVRKLTVDGDKITAERETDDGVFGLEAGLPAIVSVTEKINEPRFPSFKGIMAAKKKEVQTFTLADLGIDVDTVGVANAGSSVTGATPKPPRTAGEKIADEGDGGSKIAQYLIGQKII; from the coding sequence ATGCCGAACATCGTCGTACTCATCAAGCAGGTGCCCGACACCTGGTCCGAGCGCAAGCTCTCCGACGGTGACTACACCCTCGATCGTGAAGCCGCCGACGCCGTGCTCGACGAGATCAACGAGCGGGCCGTCGAAGAAGCGCTGCAGATCAAAGAGGCGCAGGGCGGCGAGGTCACCGTGCTGTCGGCCGGCCCGGATCGGGCCGCCGAGGCGATCCGTAAAGCGTTGTCGATGGGCGCGGACAAGGCCGTGCACGTCAACGACCCGGCAATCCACGGTTCCGATGCAATCCAGACCGGCTGGGTGCTCGCCGGTGCGCTCGGTCAGATCGAGGGCGTCGAGCTGATCATCGCCGGCAACGAAGCGACCGACGGGAGCATCGGTGCCGTTCCCGCGATCATTGCCGAATACCTCGGCATCCCGCAGCTGACCCACGTCCGAAAGCTGACCGTGGACGGGGACAAGATCACCGCCGAGCGCGAGACCGACGACGGGGTGTTCGGGCTGGAAGCCGGCCTGCCGGCCATCGTCAGTGTCACGGAGAAGATCAACGAGCCGCGATTCCCGTCGTTCAAGGGCATCATGGCGGCGAAGAAGAAGGAAGTGCAGACCTTTACCCTCGCCGACCTCGGCATCGACGTCGACACGGTGGGCGTGGCGAATGCCGGCAGTTCGGTCACCGGCGCGACGCCCAAGCCGCCGCGGACGGCCGGCGAGAAGATCGCCGACGAGGGTGACGGCGGTAGCAAGATCGCCCAGTACCTGATCGGGCAGAAGATCATCTAA
- a CDS encoding GNAT family N-acetyltransferase, whose protein sequence is MSSTPVVSDRHPGSAAVPVPPRYSLILASDAEHRQAAQRLRYQVFAGEPGYRIPDDGTGLDADRFDPHCDHLLVRDEQTDSFVGCYRMLSPDAARAAGGYYTATEFDISALDPAGSRIVEMGRACVLAEHRSGSVLALMWAGILNYLDLTGYDWVMGCVSMPIRSEPAEAPGSQVRAVRDLLMARHASPPHRRVRPYRPVRVDGRSLDQLTPPPRPKVPSLLRGYLRLGASICGEPAHDPAFGVADFVALLGPADLNRRYLERLQAAAAALVPGGSRPAAAR, encoded by the coding sequence ATGTCTTCCACGCCGGTTGTCTCCGATCGTCACCCCGGCTCGGCTGCCGTGCCGGTGCCGCCGCGCTACTCGTTGATTCTCGCCTCCGATGCCGAGCACCGGCAGGCCGCGCAGCGGCTGCGGTATCAGGTGTTCGCCGGCGAACCGGGATATCGCATCCCGGACGACGGCACCGGACTCGATGCCGATCGGTTCGATCCGCACTGTGATCACTTGTTGGTCCGCGATGAGCAGACCGATTCGTTCGTCGGCTGCTACCGGATGCTGTCGCCGGACGCTGCGCGGGCGGCGGGCGGCTATTACACCGCGACCGAGTTCGACATCTCCGCGCTCGACCCGGCCGGCAGCCGGATCGTCGAGATGGGTCGAGCCTGCGTCCTCGCCGAGCATCGCAGCGGCTCGGTGCTAGCCTTGATGTGGGCGGGAATCCTCAACTACCTCGACCTGACCGGCTACGACTGGGTCATGGGTTGTGTGTCGATGCCGATCCGGTCCGAGCCCGCCGAGGCGCCCGGCTCGCAGGTGCGCGCGGTTCGGGATCTGCTGATGGCCCGGCACGCGTCCCCGCCACACCGGCGGGTGCGGCCCTACCGCCCGGTGCGGGTGGACGGCCGCAGCCTGGACCAGCTCACCCCGCCGCCGCGACCGAAGGTGCCGTCGTTGTTGCGCGGCTATCTGCGGTTGGGCGCGTCGATCTGCGGTGAGCCGGCGCACGACCCGGCGTTCGGAGTCGCCGACTTCGTCGCGCTGCTCGGGCCGGCGGACCTGAACCGGCGGTACCTGGAGCGCCTGCAGGCGGCCGCGGCGGCACTCGTACCCGGCGGGTCGCGGCCGGCGGCCGCTCGATGA
- a CDS encoding 1,4-alpha-glucan branching protein domain-containing protein: MTVPGVPADPAPGMFCLVLHSHLPWLAHHGRWPIGEEWLYQSWAGSYLPVARVLRELAAEGRTDLVSLGITPVLAAQLDDPHCLAGMHHWLGNWQLRAHEAAAMPDAARRELGTREHRASRTALADFETSWRHGGSPVWRELIDAGSIELLGGPLTHPFQPLLDPRLRRFAAAEGLADAYARWGHRPAGIWAPECGFAPGMEQEYAATGIGHFMVDGPALRGDSSLGRPVWDSDVVAFGRDLSVSYRVWSPKSGYPGHGAYRDFHSYDHATGLKPFRVTGRKVPADQKAPYDPARADRALQYHVADFVGTVRNRLVAESSRIGRPALVVAAFDTELFGHWWHEGPQWLAGVLRALPEAGVTVGTLATARSHGYVGAPVQLPASSWGSGKDWRVWAGEQVGDLVTLNAEIARLTVDTVDKSRAGVRSRASDQLLREALLTLSSDWAFMVTKDSAAGYARDRAHEHAHAVRELAAAIAAGPPGRADRLADRWLIADGLFGRLDARRLPYQDDRNNIESDRPGLDRFTGDA; encoded by the coding sequence ATGACCGTCCCGGGAGTGCCCGCCGATCCGGCACCCGGCATGTTCTGCCTGGTCCTGCACTCGCACCTGCCCTGGCTGGCGCACCACGGACGATGGCCGATCGGCGAGGAATGGCTGTATCAATCGTGGGCCGGCTCGTATCTTCCGGTCGCTCGGGTGCTGCGCGAGCTGGCGGCCGAAGGTCGCACCGACCTGGTCAGTCTGGGCATCACCCCGGTGCTCGCGGCCCAGCTGGACGATCCGCACTGCCTCGCCGGGATGCATCACTGGCTGGGCAACTGGCAGCTGCGCGCCCACGAGGCAGCGGCGATGCCGGACGCCGCCCGGCGGGAGCTCGGCACTCGCGAACATCGCGCGTCGAGGACCGCGCTGGCCGATTTCGAGACCAGCTGGCGGCACGGCGGATCCCCGGTCTGGCGCGAGCTGATCGACGCGGGCAGCATCGAACTTCTCGGCGGACCGCTGACCCACCCGTTCCAGCCCTTGCTCGACCCGCGGCTGCGCCGCTTCGCCGCGGCCGAGGGGCTGGCCGACGCATACGCCCGATGGGGCCACCGGCCGGCCGGGATCTGGGCGCCCGAATGCGGCTTCGCCCCCGGCATGGAGCAGGAGTACGCGGCCACCGGGATCGGCCACTTCATGGTCGACGGGCCGGCCCTGCGCGGGGACAGTTCGCTCGGCCGGCCGGTGTGGGATTCGGATGTGGTGGCGTTCGGCCGGGATCTGAGCGTCAGCTACCGAGTGTGGTCGCCGAAGTCCGGCTATCCCGGGCACGGCGCCTATCGCGACTTCCACAGCTACGACCACGCCACCGGGCTCAAGCCGTTCCGGGTCACCGGCCGCAAGGTGCCCGCGGACCAGAAGGCTCCCTACGACCCGGCACGCGCCGATCGAGCCCTGCAATACCACGTCGCCGACTTCGTCGGCACCGTCCGTAACCGGCTGGTCGCCGAATCGAGCCGGATCGGCCGACCGGCGCTGGTTGTCGCCGCCTTCGACACCGAGCTGTTCGGGCACTGGTGGCACGAGGGGCCGCAATGGCTGGCCGGCGTGCTGCGCGCACTCCCCGAAGCCGGCGTCACCGTCGGCACCCTCGCCACGGCCCGATCGCACGGGTATGTCGGCGCGCCGGTGCAGCTTCCGGCATCGTCGTGGGGATCGGGCAAGGACTGGCGGGTGTGGGCCGGCGAACAGGTCGGTGACCTGGTCACGCTCAACGCCGAGATCGCTCGGCTCACCGTGGACACCGTGGACAAGTCCCGGGCCGGGGTGCGTAGCCGAGCATCGGACCAGTTGCTGCGCGAAGCGCTGCTCACCCTGTCCAGCGATTGGGCATTCATGGTCACGAAGGACTCGGCCGCCGGTTACGCCCGTGATCGGGCGCACGAGCACGCACACGCGGTCCGCGAGCTGGCCGCCGCGATCGCCGCCGGACCGCCCGGCCGGGCCGACCGGCTGGCCGACCGCTGGCTGATAGCTGACGGATTGTTCGGTCGACTCGACGCGCGCCGCCTGCCGTACCAAGATGACCGGAACAACATCGAGTCCGACCGCCCCGGACTCGACCGGTTCACGGGAGACGCATGA